A single Anopheles funestus chromosome 2RL, idAnoFuneDA-416_04, whole genome shotgun sequence DNA region contains:
- the LOC125765029 gene encoding nicalin-1 — protein sequence MFEEADNFADLFRGGLPYYLLITLPILIICSSNPVLAASEFGVQRMSQYDVHGAAYGCRASALNLEAKSLYTWQTSRHCVLTRLQDMTIDHFREIRAKAGGLVVLLPEDTAALSLEDKQHIHLLEQAMMVQDVPIPVYFSKFDSKLNSIIDEVTRTTVRNPKQSTQSRESAFSEIFGSISANGYQIVVSGSSHTANKQSKIPIIQGELAPMKPSKALDGDNKLPLIIVTAHLDTFGLTNSRQSNADVAVLLTLVELFSKLHASIPKYRLIFLVSESGLLLNFQGMKKWLDSNLDENIQIQHAEFVVCLDTIGKLLANENVYMHVSKPPKEGTSMNSFYKTLRTVAQRYGNVSVEGVHKKINLADTLLAWEHERFSMKRMPAFTLSNVKSHKDPMRNTIFDDDTVEEQLDALERNVKIIAEALASHIYNVPAEDGAAGEIFTGSMAISREQIKPWLHIRSTQQNNDLKYAFEKYLRNVKVTYEKPDAREPDFMLYDDRDALLNIYNVKPAVFDLFLTFMIAAYLSAVYFAIFHFPRLYGILCRMTVAKTKVN from the exons ATGTTCGAAGAAGCGGATAACTTTGCGGATCTGTTCCGCGGTGGACTGCCCTACTATCTGCTGATCACGCTTCCAATTTTGATCATTTGCTCGTCGAATCCGGTGCTGGCTGCCAGCGAGTTTGGTGTCCAGCGGATGTCACAGTATGATGTTCACGGTGCCGCATACG GGTGCCGCGCGTCGGCATTGAATTTGGAAGCCAAATCCCTGTATACTTGGCAGACGTCCCGGCATTGTGTGTTGACCCGGTTGCAGGATATGACCATCGACCATTTCCGCGAAATCCGTGCAAAGGCGGGTGGTCTTGTGGTTCTGCTGCCGGAAGACACAGCCGCTCTGAGCTTGGAGGACAAGCAG CACATTCACCTGCTGGAGCAAGCGATGATGGTGCAAGATGTCCCCATTCCGGTGTACTTTTCTAAGTTCGATTCCAAGCTGAACAGCATCATTGACGAAGTCACACGTACCACCGTACGCAATCCTAAACAGAGCACCCAGAGCCGCGAATCGGCTTTCAGCGAAATATTCGGTTCGATATCGGCCAACGGTTACCAGATCGTGGTGTCCGGTTCTTCCCATACCGCCAACAAGCAGTCCAAGATACCGATCATTCAGGGTGAGCTGGCCCCGATGAAGCCGAGCAAAGCGCTGGATGGCGATAATAAGCTGCCGCTTATCATTGTAACGGCACATCTCGATACATTCGGTCTGACAAACTCCCGGCAAAGCAATGCGGATGTGGCCGTACTGCTGACGCTGGTCGAACTTTTTAGCAAGCTGCATGCAAGCATCCCGAAATATCGGCTCATATTTTTGGTGTCGGAATCGGGTCTATTGCTTAACTTCCAGGGCATGAAGAAGTGGCTCGATTCAAACTTGGACGAAAATATCCAGATACAGCATGCGGAATTTGTCGTTTGTCTCGACACGATCGGGAAGCTGTTGGCGAACGAGAACGTCTACATGCATGTGTCGAAACCTCCGAAGGAGGGTACATCGATGAATAGCTTTTACAAGACGCTCCGAACCGTTGCCCAGCGGTATGGAAATGTGAGCGTGGAGGGAGTGCACAAAAAGATCAATCTGGCAGACACGTTGCTAGCTTGGGAACACGAGCGATTTAGCATGAAGCGCATGCCCGCCTTTACCCTGTCGAATGTTAAG AGCCATAAAGACCCAATGCGAAACACCATCTTTGATGATGATACTGTGGAGGAGCAGTTGGATGCACTAGAACGTAATGTAAAAATTATCGCAGAGGCACTAGCAAGTCACATCTACAATGTACCGGCCGAGGACGGGGCAGCTGGAGAAATATTCACCGGCTCCATGGCAATCAGTCGGGAGCAAATTAAGCCCTGGTTGCACATTCGGTCGACGCAGCAGAACAATGATCTGAAGTACGCGTTCGAAAAGTACCTGCGCAATGTGAAGGTTACCTACGAGAAGCCGGATGCTCGCGAACCAGATTTTATGCTGTACGACGATCGCGATGCCTTGCTTAACATTTACAACGTAAAGCCGGCCGTTTTCGATCTGTTCCTTACCTTTATGATTGCTGCCTACCTGTCGGCGGTCTACTTTGCCATCTTCCACTTTCCGAGACTGTACGGTATCTTGTGTCGCATGACGGTAGCTAAAACCAAAGTAAACTAA